Proteins encoded together in one Streptomyces umbrinus window:
- a CDS encoding class I SAM-dependent DNA methyltransferase: protein MGATRLTRNRTTLAHQVRYALRYPERVPAHARRATRDAWLRLRYGRDHIAYYRAVMASDAARGAESAVGHNPSRDRWTQIGRMQFDYLVGHGLKPDHRMLEIGCGNLRAGRLFIDYLESGHYYGIDISPDILIAAQDTLVREGLQDRLPHLTLTDDLTFAFLPDAHFDVVHAHSVFSHSPPHVIEECFAHVGRILAPGGFFDFTFDRTEGREHQVLHEDFYYRTETLVGLAAPHGLSARFLEDWETLPHRQSRMRVTAMSDPGRDVGAGS from the coding sequence ATGGGAGCCACGCGCCTGACCCGCAACCGCACGACCCTCGCCCACCAGGTGCGATACGCCCTGCGGTATCCCGAGAGGGTCCCCGCGCACGCGCGCAGGGCCACGCGTGACGCCTGGCTGCGACTGCGGTACGGCCGCGACCACATCGCGTACTACCGGGCGGTGATGGCCTCGGACGCCGCGCGCGGTGCCGAGTCGGCGGTCGGGCACAACCCGTCACGCGACCGGTGGACGCAGATCGGCCGGATGCAGTTCGACTACCTGGTGGGGCACGGGCTGAAGCCCGACCACCGGATGCTGGAGATCGGCTGCGGGAACCTGCGCGCCGGGCGGCTGTTCATCGACTACCTGGAGAGCGGCCACTACTACGGGATCGACATCTCGCCGGACATCCTCATCGCGGCCCAGGACACCCTCGTACGGGAGGGGCTGCAGGACCGGCTGCCGCATCTGACGCTCACCGACGACCTGACGTTCGCGTTCCTGCCGGACGCGCACTTCGACGTGGTGCACGCGCACAGCGTGTTCTCGCACTCGCCGCCGCACGTCATCGAGGAGTGCTTCGCGCACGTCGGCCGGATCCTGGCGCCCGGCGGCTTCTTCGACTTCACCTTCGACCGGACCGAGGGCAGGGAACACCAGGTCCTGCACGAGGACTTCTACTACCGCACGGAGACCCTCGTCGGGCTCGCCGCGCCCCACGGCCTGTCGGCCCGCTTCCTGGAGGACTGGGAGACCCTGCCGCACCGCCAGTCGAGGATGAGGGTGACAGCGATGTCGGATCCGGGCCGTGATGTCGGAGCCGGGTCGTAG
- a CDS encoding LOG family protein, whose translation MNICVFLSAADLDERYTRPAREFAELLGKGEHTLVWGGSDVGLMKVVADGVQEAGGRLLGVSVEFLAAKARPGADEMVIAGDLAERKALLLEKADAVVIMVGGTGTLDEATEILELKKHGHTDKPVVLLNTAGFYDGLKEQFRRMEDEGFLPLPLTELVFFAEEPVGALAYLEESQGTQ comes from the coding sequence ATGAATATCTGCGTCTTCCTCTCGGCCGCCGACCTCGACGAGCGCTACACCCGCCCTGCCCGCGAGTTCGCCGAACTGCTCGGCAAGGGCGAGCACACTCTGGTGTGGGGCGGTTCGGACGTCGGGCTCATGAAGGTGGTAGCCGACGGCGTGCAGGAGGCCGGAGGACGGCTGCTGGGCGTCTCCGTGGAGTTCCTGGCGGCCAAGGCGCGCCCGGGCGCCGACGAGATGGTCATCGCGGGCGACCTCGCCGAGCGCAAGGCGCTGCTCCTGGAGAAGGCCGACGCCGTCGTGATCATGGTCGGCGGCACGGGCACGCTCGACGAGGCGACGGAGATCCTGGAGCTGAAGAAGCACGGGCACACCGACAAGCCCGTCGTCCTGCTCAACACCGCGGGCTTCTACGACGGCCTGAAGGAGCAGTTCCGCCGTATGGAGGACGAGGGCTTCCTGCCGTTGCCCCTCACGGAGCTCGTGTTCTTCGCCGAGGAGCCCGTCGGGGCGCTGGCCTACCTGGAGGAGAGCCAGGGCACACAGTGA
- a CDS encoding alpha/beta fold hydrolase, protein MEKKTISRDGTPIAYEVSGEGPAVIFVTGAMATGASDAPLASLLSDRFSAIVYDRRGRGESGDTQPFAVAREVEDIAALIEVTGDGSAGLYGMSSGAALVLEAAASGLPVGKVAVYEPPFAVYEGGGKQRAEYTERLAQLLAQDRRGDAVELFIALTGAPPEVIRGMRHSAVWPALEAVAPTLAYDNAVMGDGLVPRKRLASVPVPVLALAGGASPEWMRESARATAEAAPDGTYRVLEGQTHMVDPGVLAPALAKFFAV, encoded by the coding sequence ATGGAGAAGAAGACGATCTCGCGCGATGGCACTCCCATCGCGTACGAAGTCAGTGGTGAGGGCCCGGCGGTCATCTTCGTGACCGGGGCGATGGCCACGGGCGCTTCCGACGCGCCCCTGGCCTCGCTCCTGTCGGACCGGTTCAGCGCGATCGTGTACGACCGCAGGGGCCGAGGCGAGAGCGGTGACACACAGCCCTTCGCGGTGGCCCGGGAAGTCGAGGACATCGCGGCTCTCATCGAGGTCACGGGCGACGGCAGCGCGGGCCTGTACGGCATGTCGTCGGGCGCCGCACTGGTCCTGGAGGCGGCGGCGAGCGGGCTGCCGGTCGGCAAAGTGGCCGTCTACGAACCGCCGTTCGCCGTCTACGAAGGGGGCGGGAAACAGCGCGCGGAGTACACCGAGCGCCTCGCCCAACTGCTGGCGCAGGACAGGCGCGGAGACGCGGTGGAGCTGTTCATCGCCCTGACCGGGGCGCCCCCCGAGGTCATCAGGGGCATGCGGCACTCCGCGGTGTGGCCGGCCCTGGAGGCGGTCGCCCCGACCCTCGCGTACGACAACGCCGTGATGGGCGACGGACTGGTGCCCCGCAAGCGCCTCGCCTCCGTCCCCGTGCCCGTGCTGGCCCTGGCGGGCGGCGCGAGCCCCGAGTGGATGCGCGAGTCCGCCCGGGCCACCGCGGAGGCGGCGCCGGACGGGACGTACCGCGTGCTGGAGGGCCAGACTCACATGGTGGATCCCGGCGTCCTGGCACCGGCGCTGGCGAAGTTCTTCGCTGTGTAG
- the ligA gene encoding NAD-dependent DNA ligase LigA, with amino-acid sequence MAGDKDAQLASAAGPVPAEAREKHAQLAEQIEEHRFRYYVKDAPVVSDADFDKLLRALEALEDEHPELRTPDSPTQKVAGAYETEFTAVQHRSRMLSLDNAFDDEELAGWADRVAKEVGTSDHHFLCELKVDGLAVNLTYEHGRLTRAATRGDGRTGEDITPNVRTITEIPDRLHGDRIPDLVEIRGEVYFPMEKFEELNARLVEAGDKPFANPRNAAAGSLRQKDPRITATRPLHMVVHGIGALEGFDGMSRLSQAYDLLHAWGLPTTRYGKVVDDLDGVREFIAFYGENRHSVEHEIDGVVVKLDEIPLQGRLGSTSRAPRWAIAWKYAPEEVNTKLVNIRVGVGRTGRVTPYAQVEPVTVAGSEVEFATLHNQDVVKAKGVLIGDTVVLRKAGDVIPEILGPVVDLRDGSEREFVMPAECPECGTPLAPAKEGDIDLRCPNGQTCPAQLRERLFYLGGRKCLDIENFGYVAAAALTKPLEPAEPPLRDEGDLFDLTIEQLLPIKAYVLDQDSGLPKRDPKTGEEKIATVFANQEGAPKKNALAMLDFIAAAKERPLARIITGLSIRHVGPVAAEALAREFRSIDRIQQATEEELAAVEGVGPTIAASLKQWFTVDWHQEILRKWKAAGVRMEEESSGEDEGPRPLEGLTVVVTGTLEHHTRDGAKEALQSRGAKVTGSVSKKTAFVVVGDNPGSKYDKAMQLKVPVLNEEGFAVLLEQGPEAAAEVALPIEE; translated from the coding sequence GTGGCCGGCGACAAGGACGCACAATTGGCCTCGGCTGCGGGGCCCGTGCCCGCCGAGGCTCGGGAGAAGCACGCGCAGCTCGCTGAGCAGATCGAGGAGCACCGCTTCCGGTACTACGTGAAGGACGCGCCGGTCGTCAGCGACGCCGACTTCGACAAACTCCTGCGCGCTCTTGAGGCGTTGGAGGACGAGCATCCCGAGCTGCGCACCCCCGACTCACCGACCCAGAAGGTCGCGGGGGCGTACGAGACGGAGTTCACGGCCGTCCAGCACCGCTCGCGCATGCTCTCCCTCGACAACGCCTTCGACGACGAGGAGCTGGCCGGCTGGGCGGACCGCGTCGCCAAGGAGGTCGGCACCTCCGACCACCACTTCCTGTGCGAGCTGAAGGTCGACGGCCTCGCGGTCAACCTCACGTACGAGCACGGCCGTCTCACCCGCGCGGCGACCCGCGGCGACGGCCGCACGGGCGAGGACATCACGCCCAACGTCCGTACGATCACGGAGATCCCCGACCGTCTCCACGGCGACCGCATCCCGGACCTCGTGGAGATCCGCGGCGAGGTCTACTTCCCGATGGAGAAGTTCGAGGAGCTCAACGCCCGTCTGGTGGAGGCGGGTGACAAGCCCTTCGCCAACCCGCGCAACGCGGCGGCGGGTTCACTCCGTCAGAAGGACCCCCGCATCACGGCGACCCGGCCGCTGCACATGGTCGTCCACGGCATCGGCGCCCTTGAGGGCTTCGACGGCATGAGCCGCCTCTCCCAGGCGTACGACCTGCTGCACGCGTGGGGCCTGCCGACGACCCGCTACGGCAAGGTGGTCGACGACCTCGACGGTGTACGGGAGTTCATCGCCTTCTACGGAGAGAACCGCCACTCCGTGGAGCACGAGATCGACGGCGTGGTCGTCAAGCTCGACGAGATCCCCCTCCAGGGCCGCCTCGGTTCGACCTCCCGCGCGCCCCGCTGGGCGATCGCCTGGAAGTACGCGCCGGAGGAGGTCAACACCAAGCTGGTCAACATCCGCGTGGGCGTGGGCCGCACGGGCCGCGTCACTCCGTACGCGCAGGTGGAGCCGGTCACGGTGGCCGGCTCCGAGGTCGAGTTCGCCACGCTGCACAACCAGGACGTGGTGAAGGCCAAGGGCGTCCTCATCGGCGACACCGTGGTGCTCCGCAAGGCCGGTGACGTCATCCCGGAGATCCTCGGCCCGGTCGTCGACCTGCGGGACGGCAGCGAGCGGGAGTTCGTGATGCCGGCCGAGTGCCCCGAGTGCGGCACACCGCTGGCGCCCGCCAAGGAGGGCGACATCGACCTCCGCTGCCCGAACGGCCAGACCTGCCCGGCCCAGTTGCGCGAGCGCCTCTTCTACCTCGGCGGCCGCAAGTGCCTGGACATCGAGAACTTCGGTTACGTCGCCGCCGCCGCGCTCACCAAGCCCCTGGAGCCCGCCGAGCCGCCGCTGAGGGACGAGGGCGACCTCTTCGACCTCACCATCGAGCAGTTGCTGCCCATCAAGGCGTACGTCCTCGACCAGGACAGCGGACTGCCCAAGCGGGACCCGAAGACCGGCGAGGAGAAGATCGCCACGGTCTTCGCCAACCAGGAGGGCGCCCCGAAGAAGAACGCGCTCGCGATGCTGGACTTCATCGCGGCCGCCAAGGAGCGTCCGCTGGCCCGGATCATCACCGGCCTGTCCATCCGGCACGTGGGGCCGGTCGCGGCCGAGGCCCTGGCCCGCGAGTTCCGCTCGATCGACCGCATTCAGCAGGCCACGGAGGAGGAGCTGGCCGCCGTCGAGGGCGTCGGGCCCACCATTGCCGCCTCGCTGAAGCAGTGGTTCACGGTGGACTGGCACCAGGAGATCCTCCGCAAGTGGAAGGCCGCGGGCGTCCGCATGGAGGAGGAGAGCTCCGGCGAGGACGAGGGACCCCGCCCGCTCGAAGGGCTCACGGTCGTCGTGACCGGCACCCTGGAACATCACACCCGCGACGGAGCGAAAGAAGCACTCCAGAGCCGGGGAGCGAAAGTGACCGGTTCTGTTTCGAAGAAGACGGCTTTTGTTGTCGTGGGTGACAATCCTGGATCGAAGTATGACAAGGCAATGCAGCTCAAAGTGCCGGTTCTGAACGAGGAGGGCTTCGCCGTCCTGCTCGAACAAGGACCGGAGGCAGCGGCCGAAGTCGCGCTTCCGATCGAGGAGTAG
- a CDS encoding putative bifunctional diguanylate cyclase/phosphodiesterase — protein MEPTESAAPDSRLRPRWVTGVRRWGHPLLERSREFGAGLRVARPAGRPGGQVRAAGQYSAAAGNGPGRLTSVPGSPSHVPGHESEKQMSWPALPAAVVTSAAFVLGAGFYRAFTGNHALFPSGSTGWALAVLVGIIVGHLVALGRSRWWGGTGSGAALTLAVLLLYGWVPAGMVSLTVVVLVGIARRHRWRQGLLHGAVDILGIGAGALVLAVFGRVPSVETPWKPETWTVYTAPSVVLVAGAYLVVSRALLWYLHAPRTAGLPTVARTALVRQGLVAVALLGIAPLICVVAIALPVLLPLFSVPLIALDSTLWIARARAEEQLRDPLTGLPNRQWLLERTWRALDDAERIGARSALMLIDLDRFRAVNDTLGHLAGDRLLLQIADRLRVALPRGAEAARLGGDEFAVLLPIVDSTTSAARVARNLVAALGSPLDLDGLTLVLEASAGLAVFPDHALDAEGLLRRADVAMYQAKRDRTGVEVYESKRDSNTPDRLGLLGDLRRALDAGDVELHYQPKVRFDGQVAGLEALVRWVHPERGKVPPDEFIAIAESSGLMPHLTEYVLETALAQVASWRARGLRVPVAVNVSPRDVHTPGFAGSVAARLARHGVPAGSLQLEITEHVLLEDPQRAADTLAGLTGHGVKMSLDDFGTGYSSLVHLRRLPVSELKIDRSFVARLAVDTEDAEIVRCTIDLAHSLGLVVVAEGVEDDETWERLRDLGCDAVQGWLVAAAMPPEEATAWLLARGSRGWQRPKAALPAALPAAAEE, from the coding sequence ATGGAACCGACCGAGAGCGCCGCCCCGGACTCACGGCTGCGCCCGCGCTGGGTGACCGGCGTGCGGCGATGGGGGCACCCCTTGCTGGAGCGAAGCCGGGAGTTCGGAGCGGGCCTCAGGGTCGCGCGGCCGGCAGGGCGTCCGGGCGGGCAGGTGCGCGCCGCCGGACAGTACAGCGCGGCGGCCGGGAACGGCCCGGGCCGCCTCACCTCCGTCCCCGGATCCCCGTCCCACGTGCCGGGCCACGAGTCCGAGAAGCAGATGTCCTGGCCCGCGCTGCCCGCGGCGGTCGTCACGTCGGCCGCGTTCGTCCTGGGCGCGGGCTTCTACCGGGCGTTCACCGGGAACCACGCGCTCTTTCCGTCCGGCTCCACCGGCTGGGCGCTCGCGGTCCTGGTCGGCATCATCGTCGGCCACCTGGTCGCGCTCGGCCGTTCCCGCTGGTGGGGCGGCACGGGCTCCGGCGCGGCCCTCACCCTCGCCGTCCTGCTGCTGTACGGCTGGGTGCCCGCCGGAATGGTCAGCCTCACGGTCGTCGTCCTCGTCGGCATAGCCCGTCGTCACCGCTGGCGGCAGGGTCTGCTGCACGGCGCGGTGGACATCCTCGGCATCGGCGCCGGGGCGCTGGTGCTCGCCGTGTTCGGCCGGGTGCCGTCCGTCGAGACGCCCTGGAAACCGGAGACTTGGACTGTTTATACGGCTCCTTCGGTGGTGTTGGTGGCCGGGGCGTATCTCGTGGTCTCCCGCGCGCTGCTCTGGTACCTCCACGCGCCGCGCACGGCCGGACTGCCGACCGTGGCCCGAACGGCCCTGGTCAGACAGGGGCTGGTCGCCGTCGCGTTGCTCGGCATCGCCCCGCTGATCTGCGTCGTCGCGATCGCCCTCCCCGTCCTGCTGCCGCTCTTCTCGGTCCCGCTCATCGCTCTCGACTCCACGCTCTGGATAGCGCGGGCGCGGGCCGAGGAGCAACTGCGTGACCCCCTCACCGGACTGCCCAACCGGCAGTGGCTACTCGAACGGACCTGGCGGGCGCTGGACGACGCCGAACGAATCGGTGCACGCTCCGCACTGATGCTGATCGATCTCGATCGCTTCAGGGCCGTGAATGACACGCTCGGCCACCTCGCTGGAGACCGCCTGCTGTTGCAGATAGCGGACCGGCTGCGGGTGGCGCTGCCGCGCGGGGCGGAGGCCGCGCGGCTCGGCGGGGACGAGTTCGCCGTCTTACTGCCCATCGTCGACTCGACGACGTCCGCGGCGCGGGTCGCCCGCAATCTCGTGGCCGCGCTCGGGTCACCGCTCGACCTCGACGGGCTCACGCTCGTCCTGGAGGCCAGCGCCGGGCTCGCCGTCTTCCCCGACCACGCGCTGGACGCGGAGGGGCTGCTGAGGCGGGCGGACGTCGCGATGTACCAGGCGAAGCGCGACCGTACGGGCGTGGAGGTGTACGAGTCCAAGCGGGACTCCAACACCCCCGACCGGCTCGGACTGCTGGGGGACCTGCGGCGGGCGCTCGACGCGGGAGACGTCGAGCTGCACTACCAGCCCAAGGTCCGCTTCGACGGACAGGTGGCAGGCCTTGAGGCGCTCGTGCGGTGGGTGCATCCCGAGCGCGGGAAGGTGCCGCCGGACGAGTTCATAGCCATCGCCGAGTCGTCCGGGCTGATGCCGCATCTCACCGAGTACGTGCTGGAGACGGCGCTCGCCCAGGTGGCGAGCTGGCGGGCCCGGGGGCTGCGGGTTCCGGTCGCCGTCAATGTGTCACCGCGGGACGTGCACACGCCCGGGTTCGCCGGGTCGGTCGCCGCACGGCTCGCTCGGCACGGAGTTCCCGCGGGGTCGCTTCAGCTGGAGATAACGGAACACGTGCTGCTCGAGGACCCGCAGCGCGCCGCGGACACCCTGGCGGGGCTGACCGGGCACGGCGTGAAGATGTCGCTCGACGACTTCGGGACCGGGTATTCGTCGCTGGTGCATCTGCGGCGGCTGCCCGTGAGCGAGCTGAAGATCGACCGGTCGTTCGTGGCGCGGCTCGCCGTGGACACCGAGGATGCCGAGATCGTGCGGTGCACCATCGATCTCGCCCACTCGCTCGGGCTGGTGGTCGTCGCCGAGGGCGTCGAGGACGACGAGACGTGGGAGCGGCTCAGGGATCTCGGGTGCGACGCGGTCCAGGGGTGGCTCGTGGCGGCGGCCATGCCTCCGGAGGAGGCCACGGCCTGGCTGCTCGCGCGGGGGTCTCGGGGGTGGCAGCGGCCCAAGGCGGCCCTGCCCGCGGCGTTGCCTGCGGCAGCTGAGGAGTAG
- a CDS encoding DUF427 domain-containing protein has product MTQGHRITIEQGTEHVRVVHDGKVLAESTRPLLLRETGLPVRYYLPAEDVRLDLLTPSETRTHCPFKGDASYWSLPDAPDLVWSYPDPKPEVAEIKDHLCFYEVEAV; this is encoded by the coding sequence GTGACCCAAGGCCACCGCATCACCATCGAGCAGGGCACCGAGCACGTCCGTGTCGTGCACGACGGCAAGGTGCTCGCGGAGAGCACCCGCCCGCTGCTGCTGCGCGAGACGGGCCTGCCCGTGCGCTACTACCTCCCCGCGGAGGACGTACGCCTCGATCTGCTGACCCCGTCGGAGACCCGCACCCACTGCCCCTTCAAGGGTGACGCGTCCTACTGGTCGCTGCCGGACGCTCCCGACCTCGTCTGGAGCTACCCCGACCCCAAGCCGGAGGTCGCCGAGATCAAGGACCACCTGTGCTTCTACGAAGTAGAAGCCGTCTGA
- a CDS encoding SDR family oxidoreductase, which produces MAGMPTHLITGAGSGIGAAVARRLHARGDELVLHARDAGRAKELAAEFPGSRTLVGDLADPGRLSWAFSHQTLPDRVDSLLHVAGVVDLGPVGELTPKTWRHQLDVNLIAPAELTRHFLPQLRVTQGHVIFVNSGAGLSASAGWSAYAASKHGLKALADSLRNEEHANGVRVTTVYPGRTASPMQAKVHQQEGKEYDASKWIDPESVATSILMALDLPRDAEINDMTVRPGR; this is translated from the coding sequence ATGGCGGGCATGCCTACTCATCTGATCACCGGGGCCGGTTCCGGCATCGGCGCGGCCGTCGCCCGCCGCCTCCACGCGCGCGGGGACGAACTCGTCCTGCACGCGCGCGACGCGGGCCGCGCGAAGGAGCTGGCCGCCGAGTTCCCCGGGTCCCGGACCCTCGTCGGCGACCTCGCGGACCCGGGCCGGCTCTCCTGGGCGTTCTCGCACCAGACGCTGCCCGACCGCGTGGACTCGCTCCTGCACGTGGCGGGTGTGGTCGACCTCGGGCCGGTCGGCGAGCTGACCCCCAAGACGTGGCGCCACCAGCTCGACGTGAACCTGATCGCGCCCGCCGAGCTGACCCGTCACTTCCTGCCCCAACTCCGCGTCACCCAGGGCCATGTGATCTTCGTCAACTCCGGCGCCGGCCTCAGCGCCTCCGCCGGCTGGTCCGCGTACGCGGCCTCCAAGCACGGTCTGAAGGCCCTCGCCGACTCCCTGCGCAACGAGGAGCACGCGAACGGCGTCCGCGTCACGACCGTCTATCCCGGCCGCACCGCGAGCCCCATGCAGGCCAAGGTCCACCAGCAGGAGGGCAAGGAGTACGACGCCTCGAAGTGGATCGACCCCGAGTCCGTCGCGACGAGCATCCTCATGGCCCTCGACCTGCCCCGGGACGCGGAGATCAACGACATGACGGTACGTCCCGGCCGCTGA
- a CDS encoding methionine synthase has protein sequence MPGGDAREAAKTVAGTFEGPETGMPFLAELPARGPGADMIGRTAGMLAELYARVEPSGWRLGDRPGRDTKRARSWLGEDLDALEEFTQGYQGPLKVQAVGPWTLAAALELRNGEVALSDPGACRDLAGSLAEGLREHLAEVRRRVPGADVVLQLDEPSLFAVLSGRVRSASGYRTHRAVDRQLVEATLRDVVSVQAGGPVVVHSCAPDVPFALLRRAGATAVSFDFALLTERDDDTIGEAVEGRTKLFAGVVPGTDAPLSDPAGSVMGVRTLWRRLGLNPGLLTDAVTLTPSCGLAGASPEYARRALAHCARAARSLADNPE, from the coding sequence ATGCCGGGCGGGGACGCCCGGGAGGCTGCCAAGACAGTGGCCGGGACCTTCGAGGGCCCCGAGACGGGCATGCCATTCCTGGCGGAACTGCCCGCCCGGGGCCCCGGCGCCGACATGATCGGGCGGACCGCCGGGATGCTCGCCGAGCTGTACGCGCGCGTGGAGCCCAGCGGCTGGCGGCTCGGGGACCGGCCGGGGCGGGACACCAAGCGGGCCAGGTCCTGGCTGGGCGAAGACCTCGACGCCCTGGAGGAGTTCACCCAGGGCTACCAGGGCCCGCTCAAGGTCCAGGCGGTCGGCCCCTGGACGCTCGCCGCCGCGCTGGAACTGCGCAACGGCGAGGTGGCGCTCTCCGACCCCGGCGCCTGCCGCGACCTCGCCGGATCGCTCGCCGAGGGACTGCGGGAACACCTCGCCGAGGTACGCCGTCGCGTGCCCGGTGCCGATGTCGTCCTGCAGCTCGACGAGCCGTCCCTCTTCGCCGTACTGAGCGGCCGGGTGAGGTCCGCGAGCGGCTACCGCACCCACCGTGCCGTCGACCGGCAGCTCGTCGAGGCCACGCTGCGGGACGTCGTCTCAGTACAGGCCGGCGGCCCGGTCGTCGTGCACTCGTGCGCGCCCGACGTCCCGTTCGCGCTGCTGCGCAGAGCCGGAGCGACCGCCGTCTCCTTCGACTTCGCTCTCCTCACCGAGCGTGACGACGACACGATCGGGGAAGCGGTGGAAGGGAGGACCAAGCTCTTCGCCGGTGTCGTCCCCGGGACGGATGCCCCATTGTCAGACCCTGCCGGTAGCGTCATGGGTGTCAGGACGCTGTGGCGCAGGCTGGGGCTGAATCCGGGGCTTCTCACGGACGCGGTCACACTCACCCCGTCGTGCGGACTCGCGGGCGCTTCCCCCGAGTACGCGCGCCGGGCACTCGCCCACTGCGCCCGGGCGGCGAGATCCCTCGCGGACAACCCAGAGTAA
- the gatC gene encoding Asp-tRNA(Asn)/Glu-tRNA(Gln) amidotransferase subunit GatC: MPGITREEVAHLARLARLELKGEELDHFAGQLDDIIGAVARVSEVADQDVPPTSHPLPLTNVMRADEVRPSLTPEQALSGAPAQEQQRFKVPQILGED, from the coding sequence ATGCCTGGCATCACGCGCGAGGAGGTCGCCCACCTCGCCCGGCTGGCGCGTCTGGAGCTGAAGGGCGAAGAGCTCGACCACTTCGCCGGCCAGCTCGACGACATCATCGGCGCGGTCGCCCGCGTCAGCGAGGTCGCCGACCAAGACGTACCGCCGACCTCCCACCCGCTGCCGTTGACGAACGTCATGCGCGCGGACGAGGTCCGTCCGTCGCTCACCCCCGAGCAGGCGCTCTCCGGCGCCCCGGCCCAGGAGCAGCAGCGTTTCAAGGTGCCGCAGATCCTGGGGGAGGACTAA
- the gatA gene encoding Asp-tRNA(Asn)/Glu-tRNA(Gln) amidotransferase subunit GatA — protein MTDSNVNIIKLTAAEIASRIAAGELTAVEVTEAHLARIEAVDEKVHAFLHVDRDGALAQARAVDEKRAKGEKLGPLAGVPLALKDIFTTEGIPTTVGSKILEGWIPPYDATLTKRLKAADVVILGKTNMDEFAMGSSTENSAYGPTGNPWDLTRIPGGSGGGSSAALASYQAPLAIGTDTGGSIRQPASVTGTVGVKPTYGAVSRYGMVAFSSSLDQGGPCARTVLDAALLHEVIAGHDPLDSTSIDAPVPAVVEAARNGSVEGMRVGVVKQFRGEGYQAGVVQRFDESVSLLKELGAEIVELDCPSFDLALSAYYLIAPSECSSNLARFDGLRYGLRTGDDGTHSAEEVTALTREAGFGDEVKRRIMLGTYALSSGYYDAYYGSAQKVRTLITRDFEKAFEQVDVIVSPTTPTTAFPIGERADDPMAMYLADLCTIPTNLAGNAAMSLPCGLAPEDNLPVGLQIIAPAMQDDRLYKVGAAVEAAFVERWGHPLIEEAPSL, from the coding sequence ATGACGGACAGCAACGTCAACATCATCAAGCTCACCGCCGCGGAGATCGCCTCCAGGATCGCCGCCGGCGAGCTCACCGCCGTCGAGGTCACCGAGGCGCACCTCGCGCGCATCGAGGCCGTCGACGAGAAGGTGCACGCCTTCCTGCACGTCGACCGGGACGGGGCGCTCGCCCAGGCCCGTGCCGTCGACGAGAAGCGCGCGAAGGGCGAGAAGCTCGGCCCGCTTGCCGGCGTCCCCCTCGCGCTCAAGGACATCTTCACCACCGAGGGCATCCCGACGACCGTCGGCTCGAAGATCCTCGAAGGCTGGATCCCGCCGTACGACGCGACGCTCACCAAGCGGCTCAAGGCCGCCGACGTCGTCATTCTCGGCAAGACCAACATGGACGAGTTCGCCATGGGGTCCAGCACCGAGAACAGCGCATACGGGCCGACCGGGAACCCGTGGGACCTCACCCGCATCCCCGGCGGCTCCGGCGGCGGTTCGTCCGCCGCGCTCGCCTCTTACCAGGCGCCCCTCGCCATCGGCACGGACACCGGCGGCTCGATCCGGCAGCCCGCCTCCGTCACCGGCACGGTCGGCGTGAAGCCGACGTACGGCGCCGTCTCGCGGTACGGAATGGTCGCGTTCTCGTCCTCCCTCGACCAGGGCGGGCCCTGCGCCCGTACGGTCCTCGACGCCGCCCTCCTGCACGAGGTCATCGCCGGGCACGACCCCCTCGACTCCACCTCCATCGACGCGCCCGTCCCGGCCGTCGTCGAGGCCGCCCGCAACGGCAGCGTCGAAGGCATGCGCGTCGGTGTCGTCAAGCAGTTCCGCGGCGAGGGCTACCAGGCCGGTGTCGTGCAGCGCTTCGACGAGTCCGTCTCGCTCCTCAAGGAGTTGGGCGCCGAGATCGTCGAGCTGGACTGCCCGTCCTTCGACCTCGCCCTTTCGGCTTACTACCTGATCGCCCCGTCCGAGTGTTCGAGCAACCTCGCCCGCTTCGACGGCCTGCGCTACGGCCTGCGCACCGGCGACGACGGCACGCACTCCGCCGAGGAGGTCACCGCCCTCACCCGTGAGGCGGGCTTCGGTGACGAGGTCAAGCGCCGCATCATGCTCGGCACGTACGCGCTCAGCTCCGGCTACTACGACGCGTACTACGGCAGCGCCCAGAAGGTCCGTACGCTCATCACGCGCGACTTCGAGAAGGCGTTCGAGCAGGTGGACGTGATCGTGTCGCCCACGACGCCGACCACCGCCTTCCCGATCGGCGAGCGCGCCGACGACCCGATGGCGATGTACCTCGCCGACCTGTGCACCATCCCGACGAACCTCGCGGGCAACGCCGCGATGTCACTGCCCTGCGGTCTCGCGCCGGAGGACAACCTGCCCGTGGGCCTGCAGATCATCGCCCCCGCGATGCAGGACGACCGCCTCTACAAGGTCGGTGCTGCTGTCGAGGCCGCGTTCGTGGAACGCTGGGGGCACCCGCTGATCGAGGAGGCTCCGTCGTTGTGA